Proteins encoded by one window of Blautia faecicola:
- a CDS encoding DUF6100 family protein, with protein sequence MTQNTPTIYQRLEKLEGELQKLTNTVYALKVTDIQNYDKNFEELSVSAALRAERIACQMRNLVCPALSPNQAAYLPKAADAQGIRIAEQQGILTITLPGLLPKRRVHTNTAFLHEPLNYMLREYVKQNALPLYRDCMICFSQIYDRELPQRRIRDYDNLEFKQILDTLCTYVLTDDSGFFCDSYYTTQLGLKDCTLVSVMEKADFPKWLQNQKNHHESMSENLLTSQAEIRHR encoded by the coding sequence ATGACGCAAAATACACCAACCATTTACCAGCGGCTTGAAAAACTGGAAGGGGAGCTGCAAAAACTGACGAATACCGTTTACGCTCTGAAGGTCACTGATATCCAGAATTATGATAAAAATTTTGAGGAACTGAGCGTCAGTGCTGCTCTTAGAGCGGAGCGGATTGCCTGCCAGATGCGTAACCTTGTCTGTCCGGCTCTCTCCCCAAATCAAGCAGCTTATCTTCCCAAAGCGGCAGATGCACAGGGAATCCGGATTGCAGAACAGCAGGGGATTCTCACCATTACGCTTCCCGGACTGCTTCCGAAACGAAGAGTCCACACAAACACTGCATTTCTCCATGAACCGCTTAATTATATGCTTCGGGAGTATGTAAAACAAAATGCCCTGCCCCTCTATCGTGACTGCATGATATGCTTCAGTCAAATATATGACAGGGAACTTCCTCAAAGACGTATCCGGGATTATGACAATCTGGAGTTTAAACAGATTCTGGATACACTTTGTACTTATGTTCTGACAGATGACAGCGGCTTTTTCTGTGATTCCTACTACACGACACAGCTTGGCTTAAAGGACTGTACACTGGTATCGGTTATGGAAAAAGCTGACTTTCCGAAATGGCTGCAGAACCAGAAAAATCATCACGAAAGCATGTCGGAAAATCTCCTGACTTCTCAGGCAGAAATCCGACATCGGTAA
- a CDS encoding DUF5697 family protein translates to MKTRNEIYQGEGAKLLRFITTYHTLKYDQVLQLFSRHEQSIKSLVTSLIKQGRIIYDKEHDLLCDSQQSAENPDYAIITCFWVLLDFKKGIVYHTSGEFPIKLNFFSQDEQYEIIYIGEEQEALINHVMESIPSNGSKRLIVLESESQAAKITIDDVAAYCLVNESGAVSYYMRK, encoded by the coding sequence ATGAAAACAAGGAACGAAATCTATCAAGGAGAGGGAGCCAAGCTCTTACGGTTCATTACCACTTACCATACTCTGAAGTATGACCAGGTTTTACAACTTTTCTCCCGACATGAGCAGTCTATCAAGTCATTGGTTACCAGCCTCATCAAACAAGGGCGCATCATTTACGATAAAGAGCATGACCTTCTTTGTGACAGCCAGCAGTCTGCTGAGAATCCTGACTATGCTATAATTACATGCTTTTGGGTACTGCTGGATTTTAAGAAAGGTATTGTATACCACACCAGTGGCGAATTTCCAATCAAGCTCAATTTCTTTTCGCAAGATGAACAATACGAAATCATCTATATCGGTGAAGAACAGGAGGCTCTGATTAATCATGTGATGGAAAGTATCCCATCAAATGGTTCCAAGCGCCTGATTGTCTTAGAATCCGAAAGCCAGGCTGCCAAAATCACCATTGATGATGTAGCCGCTTACTGCCTTGTAAATGAATCCGGTGCTGTCAGTTACTACATGAGAAAGTAG
- a CDS encoding VirD4-like conjugal transfer protein, CD1115 family yields MNRKWWKLIYMLPITFCTLYAGGYVAQFIRNYQTWESAGNFAGNGTAPQIPSPHPLACLDALTAFPYNLYGIFLCLAAFGLLTFLLMRMGFDRNGEITDRGRNLNYSTKGTYGTSGFMTLEEMHQVLELTNDVKKHKGTILGKLNGKAVCLPKDTRMNRNIAVYGASGSMKSRAFARNMIFQCVARGESLIITDPKSELYESTATYLENAGYIVKSFNLVNPENSDSWNCLGEIGGQETMAQVFADVIIQNTGSAKGDHFWDNAEMNLLKALILYVDQGFPPEAKNIGQVYKLLTMSSEKELNSLFDLLPVSHPAKVPYCIYKQASDTVRSGVIIGLGSRLQVFQNKLIRQITSYDEINLTLPGKEKCAYFCITSDQDSTFDFLSSLFMTFVFIKLVRYADTYGEDGKLPVPVHILADELANTGAILSLNKKISVIRSRNLSISCIFQNLPQMQNRYPLNQWQEIIGNCDTQLFLGCTDEVTATFISNRSGDVTVGVSSEAKQLNSWRVSDYTPEYRQTRSIGKRKLLTPDEILRLPLDTALIILRGQKVLQVEKYDYTLHPDAQKLIPRKASEHIPEWRKGACSEEYTYTPTIPASHPKKTASYGKQKKKKAEPHFDQQSVYQEPGYHDFPDDFSADNYSDHTDMVPLDKDSIMS; encoded by the coding sequence ATGAACCGTAAATGGTGGAAGCTCATTTATATGCTTCCGATCACCTTCTGCACCCTCTATGCAGGAGGCTATGTTGCTCAATTTATCCGCAACTATCAGACCTGGGAATCTGCCGGCAATTTTGCCGGAAACGGAACTGCCCCGCAGATCCCCTCCCCGCACCCGCTCGCCTGTCTGGATGCCCTGACTGCTTTCCCGTACAATCTGTATGGGATTTTTCTATGTCTGGCAGCTTTTGGACTCCTGACCTTCCTTCTCATGCGTATGGGATTTGACCGAAACGGGGAAATAACAGACCGGGGCCGGAACCTGAATTATTCCACAAAGGGAACCTATGGGACTTCCGGTTTTATGACTTTGGAGGAAATGCATCAGGTACTGGAGCTTACGAATGATGTCAAGAAACACAAGGGAACCATTCTTGGAAAACTGAACGGAAAAGCCGTTTGTCTCCCGAAGGATACCCGCATGAACCGGAATATTGCCGTTTACGGTGCCAGCGGTTCCATGAAAAGCCGGGCCTTTGCACGCAACATGATCTTCCAGTGTGTTGCCCGCGGGGAAAGCCTCATCATCACCGATCCAAAATCGGAATTGTACGAAAGTACAGCCACTTACCTTGAGAATGCCGGATATATCGTGAAATCCTTTAATCTTGTAAACCCGGAAAACTCGGATAGTTGGAATTGTCTGGGTGAAATTGGCGGACAGGAAACCATGGCACAGGTATTTGCTGATGTCATCATCCAGAATACCGGTTCTGCCAAAGGCGATCACTTCTGGGACAATGCCGAGATGAACTTATTAAAAGCTCTGATTCTCTATGTGGATCAGGGATTCCCACCGGAGGCAAAGAATATCGGACAGGTATACAAACTCCTGACCATGAGTTCGGAAAAAGAACTGAACAGCCTCTTTGACCTGCTTCCGGTCTCCCATCCGGCAAAAGTCCCCTACTGCATCTATAAGCAGGCAAGTGACACGGTACGTTCCGGCGTCATCATCGGACTCGGTTCCAGACTTCAGGTATTCCAGAACAAGCTGATCCGCCAGATCACTTCCTATGATGAGATCAACCTGACGCTGCCGGGAAAAGAAAAATGTGCATACTTCTGCATCACTTCGGATCAAGACAGCACTTTTGATTTTCTTTCTTCCCTGTTTATGACCTTCGTATTTATCAAACTGGTCCGTTATGCAGACACCTATGGGGAAGATGGAAAACTGCCGGTTCCGGTACATATCCTGGCTGATGAGCTGGCGAATACGGGAGCAATCCTATCGCTCAACAAAAAGATTTCCGTGATCCGAAGTCGAAACCTCAGTATTTCCTGCATTTTCCAAAACCTGCCTCAGATGCAGAACCGGTATCCCTTAAACCAATGGCAGGAAATCATCGGGAACTGCGACACTCAGCTATTTTTAGGCTGTACGGATGAGGTAACTGCTACATTTATCTCTAACCGCTCCGGTGATGTGACCGTTGGTGTCAGCAGCGAAGCCAAACAATTAAATAGCTGGAGGGTATCCGATTATACACCGGAATACCGCCAGACCAGATCCATCGGGAAACGAAAGCTCTTAACTCCGGATGAGATCCTGCGGCTCCCGCTGGATACTGCACTGATTATCCTGCGTGGTCAGAAGGTACTGCAGGTAGAAAAATACGATTACACCCTGCACCCGGATGCCCAAAAACTCATTCCCCGGAAGGCTTCCGAACATATTCCGGAATGGAGAAAAGGAGCATGTAGTGAAGAATATACGTACACTCCAACTATTCCTGCTTCCCACCCGAAAAAAACCGCTTCTTATGGAAAGCAGAAAAAGAAAAAAGCTGAACCGCACTTTGACCAGCAAAGCGTTTATCAGGAACCTGGCTATCACGATTTCCCGGATGACTTCTCAGCAGATAACTATTCGGATCACACAGACATGGTTCCTTTAGATAAAGATTCTATCATGTCATAA
- a CDS encoding S1 RNA-binding domain-containing protein, whose translation MPNETTNTPILTLDSDAKLETAQSISDLTWHEIQNAYRTRRILTGMLGGIEKTENGSLIAVVYYKDFRTVIPVTEMMIHLMQDEAHDYGELALRQNKILNNMLGCEIDFLIKGLDPKTRSIVASRKEAMLKKRQIFYLDKDASGMPKVYEDRIVQARVIAVAEKVVRAEIFGVETSILARDLSFDWMGDARERFQVGDHILVRILDVRADSPEQVIVHADVKSVEGNTSKENMKKCKIQGKYAGTVEDIHKGTVFVRLSIGVNAIAHSCYDSRTVGKKDQVSFVVTHIDEERNVALGIITRIIKQTI comes from the coding sequence ATGCCAAACGAAACAACCAACACACCTATTTTAACTCTGGATTCCGATGCGAAGCTGGAAACAGCCCAGTCCATTTCAGACCTTACCTGGCATGAGATCCAGAATGCCTACCGTACCCGCCGGATCTTAACCGGAATGCTTGGCGGTATCGAGAAAACAGAAAACGGCAGCCTCATTGCCGTGGTTTACTACAAGGATTTCCGTACTGTCATCCCAGTAACTGAGATGATGATCCATCTCATGCAGGATGAAGCACACGATTATGGGGAGCTTGCTCTGCGGCAGAACAAAATCCTCAACAATATGCTTGGATGTGAGATTGATTTTCTGATTAAGGGATTAGATCCGAAGACACGCAGCATTGTCGCCAGCCGGAAAGAAGCGATGCTGAAGAAACGCCAGATCTTCTATCTGGATAAAGATGCTTCCGGAATGCCGAAAGTTTATGAAGACCGTATCGTGCAGGCAAGAGTCATTGCTGTTGCGGAAAAGGTAGTCCGGGCAGAAATTTTCGGTGTGGAAACCTCCATTCTTGCCAGAGACCTGTCCTTCGACTGGATGGGTGATGCCAGAGAACGCTTCCAGGTAGGCGATCACATCCTGGTACGCATCCTGGATGTGCGGGCAGACTCACCGGAGCAGGTCATTGTCCACGCAGATGTCAAAAGTGTGGAAGGCAACACCAGCAAGGAAAACATGAAAAAATGTAAGATTCAGGGAAAATACGCCGGAACTGTGGAAGACATCCATAAAGGCACCGTCTTTGTCCGGCTCTCCATCGGTGTCAATGCCATTGCCCACTCCTGCTATGACAGCCGGACAGTCGGGAAAAAGGATCAGGTATCCTTTGTGGTGACGCATATTGATGAAGAGCGTAATGTTGCCCTCGGCATCATCACCCGCATCATCAAGCAGACCATATAA
- a CDS encoding MarR family transcriptional regulator has protein sequence MNYQLELKQIVEFPRCRIYRDFIQTLITTKSIRTTGGSFLFYYLVLCSYANYRTSYRRMEHITYTVGPGEWICSVTDLQNWFRCRFQHQVLSILKFFEEQNYITYSLLGKNKLVKFKITDWPKDNTILEYNYPCKKDTGFFFFPIAKVHELIGIGKCSEMDILLDLWIHAVYNDATVQGSDSGPVVYYRNNTGNPLTSFHSLGDRWGLSKASVSRLLKKLEEKEYITLISFTGKHGSVIYLNNYLSVMFNISDVMIDKEEIAMKMQLPIHIPEEITVEESGSATVSETVMDTQITVSKNDSCVPDSHMKYIVQKVAELLDSQGIPCCHCSKTRYILSPLSACKDILNQYTLNIICPYGNAAYRFELSISPGDESVQKKPAMAAHTALKGGE, from the coding sequence ATGAATTACCAATTAGAACTCAAACAAATCGTGGAATTTCCACGCTGTCGCATTTACCGTGACTTCATACAAACACTAATCACAACGAAGAGCATCCGAACCACCGGAGGCTCTTTTCTTTTTTACTATCTGGTTTTATGCTCCTATGCAAATTATCGGACATCCTATCGCCGGATGGAACACATCACCTACACAGTCGGTCCCGGAGAATGGATCTGCTCCGTCACAGATCTTCAGAATTGGTTCCGCTGCCGCTTCCAGCATCAGGTATTATCTATCCTCAAGTTTTTTGAAGAACAGAATTATATTACCTATTCTCTCCTTGGCAAAAACAAGCTGGTCAAATTCAAAATAACCGACTGGCCTAAAGACAACACCATATTGGAATATAACTATCCCTGTAAAAAAGATACAGGGTTTTTCTTTTTCCCGATTGCCAAAGTTCACGAACTAATTGGCATAGGGAAATGCTCGGAGATGGATATTCTTTTAGATCTTTGGATTCATGCTGTCTACAACGATGCCACCGTACAGGGTTCGGATTCCGGTCCGGTTGTATATTACCGGAACAATACTGGCAATCCCCTTACCAGTTTTCATTCACTGGGCGACCGTTGGGGACTGTCAAAGGCATCGGTCTCCCGACTTCTGAAGAAACTGGAGGAAAAAGAATACATCACACTCATCTCATTTACAGGAAAACACGGAAGCGTAATTTATCTCAACAATTACCTGTCCGTAATGTTCAACATCAGCGATGTAATGATTGACAAGGAGGAAATCGCCATGAAGATGCAACTGCCAATCCATATACCTGAAGAAATTACTGTGGAAGAATCTGGTTCCGCCACAGTTTCAGAAACTGTCATGGATACACAAATTACCGTTTCAAAAAATGATTCCTGCGTTCCGGATTCGCATATGAAATATATCGTGCAAAAAGTCGCAGAGCTATTGGATTCACAAGGGATTCCATGCTGCCACTGTTCCAAAACCCGCTATATATTATCTCCCTTATCAGCCTGCAAAGATATATTAAATCAATATACTCTAAATATTATCTGCCCCTACGGGAACGCTGCTTACCGCTTCGAACTGTCCATAAGTCCAGGGGACGAGTCTGTCCAAAAGAAGCCTGCCATGGCAGCCCACACTGCCCTGAAGGGAGGTGAATAG
- a CDS encoding ABC transporter permease: MTTRVAYCNMRHYKSKNILIGIAIILTTLLLFVIPSIGKDMVEVNFAVINKIYPTWHALYRNVDESTVMKLAAHHDVKTYGLRSDAGYMNLEDATVSMMYMDRTGMELYKVKLKEGQLPQKENDIVVSKGILEALGQNGKIGDTITVPYQILKDDGLDYTKEKDFRICGFLADNESSKEQKQYTSLVSEAFLKAEIPVEQVKYRFLLQVNGQKGNTTADYTETIQNIARQFGISEDDMNINKEYLAANYVDPATIPVIVGIMLIVVLAGIITIYSVYYVSMNQRVREFGKLKAIGATKRQLRQIVLREGMGVALFAIPIGLLIGTVAVKVVLLQFVEHAKDSNVLITEAYKVVAKGEVQLYYWWIYLLAIAVTLCTVYLSLMKPMRMAAKVSEIEAMRYQGGSKRQKSSRKGYQFLNIGRLTKRNLAENKKKSTITIVSMAVTGIFVMMVATVLSCANPMESAKSSIVGQYEISPIVESGNKEHPEYEWAEVQKNNPLNEGLKQQIEELDGVERVDVFTALKVSGGPFEEKIGTEFINGVPEEYAEELKKGITEGNVTYEELKSGDKVILDRALLHWYPDIKVGDKLKLNIHDGDNTFQKEIEVAAIGEYGGGLTNYNCLIMAKEGAEKLTINNSSSYFQVIADKDYDEALEASLQAIVDGSGRLQMRTWKNEYDTWENAIQMTRGACYAFIIILAAISIMNLINTMINSVHVRKKELGMMQAIGMSDRQLMKMLQLEGIFYTVGTLIISIGVGSLAGYPLFLYAKRTGMFDISTYHYPVTAAIIIILTLFVIQMLLAIFIAKSVRKDSLIERIRFSE, encoded by the coding sequence ATGACGACCAGAGTTGCATATTGCAATATGCGGCATTATAAGAGCAAAAACATACTGATTGGAATTGCCATTATCCTGACAACATTACTGCTGTTCGTAATCCCATCAATCGGAAAAGATATGGTGGAAGTGAACTTTGCGGTAATCAATAAGATTTATCCAACATGGCATGCCCTTTATCGGAACGTGGACGAGAGTACAGTTATGAAACTGGCGGCACATCATGATGTGAAAACTTACGGACTCCGCAGCGATGCGGGGTACATGAATCTGGAAGATGCGACGGTTTCCATGATGTATATGGACAGAACAGGGATGGAACTTTATAAAGTGAAGCTGAAAGAGGGGCAACTTCCGCAGAAAGAAAATGATATTGTGGTTTCAAAAGGAATACTGGAAGCATTAGGACAGAATGGGAAAATCGGTGACACTATCACAGTACCTTATCAGATTCTGAAAGATGACGGACTGGATTATACGAAGGAGAAAGACTTTCGAATCTGTGGTTTTTTAGCAGATAATGAGAGCAGCAAAGAACAAAAACAATATACATCATTGGTTTCAGAGGCCTTTCTGAAAGCGGAGATACCGGTAGAACAGGTGAAATATCGGTTTTTACTTCAGGTGAATGGACAGAAAGGAAATACGACTGCAGATTATACAGAGACGATACAGAATATTGCCAGACAGTTCGGGATTTCCGAGGATGACATGAATATTAATAAAGAGTATCTTGCAGCAAATTATGTGGATCCGGCTACAATTCCGGTGATTGTAGGAATCATGCTTATTGTTGTATTGGCGGGCATTATCACAATTTATAGTGTTTATTATGTATCTATGAACCAGAGGGTTCGGGAATTTGGAAAGTTAAAGGCAATCGGGGCTACGAAACGGCAGCTTAGACAAATCGTACTAAGAGAGGGAATGGGAGTGGCGTTGTTTGCCATTCCGATAGGACTTTTGATCGGAACAGTTGCTGTGAAAGTTGTACTTCTCCAGTTTGTAGAACATGCAAAGGATTCAAACGTACTTATAACAGAGGCATACAAGGTTGTAGCTAAAGGAGAAGTCCAACTTTATTATTGGTGGATTTATCTGTTGGCAATTGCAGTGACTCTGTGTACAGTGTATCTGTCACTGATGAAGCCTATGCGTATGGCGGCGAAGGTATCAGAAATAGAAGCTATGCGTTACCAGGGAGGCAGTAAGCGACAGAAAAGCAGCAGGAAGGGATATCAATTTCTGAATATCGGACGACTGACCAAGAGAAATCTTGCAGAGAATAAAAAGAAGAGTACTATCACGATTGTATCTATGGCCGTTACCGGAATATTTGTCATGATGGTAGCAACGGTGCTGTCTTGTGCAAATCCGATGGAAAGTGCAAAGAGTTCGATTGTGGGGCAATATGAGATTTCTCCAATTGTGGAATCCGGGAATAAAGAGCATCCTGAATATGAATGGGCGGAGGTTCAAAAGAATAATCCATTAAATGAAGGACTAAAGCAGCAGATAGAGGAGCTTGACGGTGTTGAGCGGGTAGATGTGTTTACCGCGTTGAAGGTATCAGGAGGACCTTTTGAAGAAAAAATTGGAACCGAATTTATCAATGGAGTGCCGGAAGAATACGCAGAAGAGCTGAAAAAAGGAATCACTGAAGGCAATGTCACATACGAGGAATTGAAATCCGGGGATAAAGTGATTCTGGACCGCGCGCTACTTCACTGGTATCCAGATATTAAAGTGGGAGATAAGCTGAAACTCAATATTCATGATGGAGATAATACCTTTCAAAAAGAGATTGAAGTGGCAGCAATTGGTGAATATGGAGGAGGTCTGACAAACTATAACTGTCTTATCATGGCAAAAGAAGGGGCAGAGAAACTTACCATAAATAATTCTTCCAGCTATTTTCAGGTGATTGCAGATAAGGATTATGATGAGGCACTGGAAGCATCTCTACAGGCTATTGTGGATGGATCAGGCAGACTGCAGATGCGTACCTGGAAGAATGAGTACGATACATGGGAAAATGCCATACAGATGACTAGAGGTGCATGTTATGCATTTATCATCATTCTGGCAGCAATCAGCATTATGAACTTGATTAACACAATGATCAATAGTGTCCATGTGCGAAAAAAGGAGCTTGGCATGATGCAGGCAATCGGAATGTCGGACCGTCAGTTGATGAAGATGCTCCAGTTGGAAGGTATATTCTATACAGTAGGCACTCTTATTATCAGTATCGGAGTGGGAAGTCTTGCAGGATATCCGTTGTTTTTATATGCAAAGCGTACAGGAATGTTTGATATCAGCACATACCATTATCCGGTAACAGCAGCTATTATTATAATTTTAACATTGTTTGTGATACAGATGTTATTGGCAATATTCATTGCAAAGTCAGTAAGGAAAGATTCATTGATAGAGAGAATTCGTTTCAGTGAGTAA